In the Enterococcus saigonensis genome, one interval contains:
- a CDS encoding BppU family phage baseplate upper protein, with product MNEDNKIFKTNEFSIEISPVGKAIQSKDIQYFSYDENSGLQLIHILMDGKPLDLPNGTEIRLSAVKLNNQNQKLIYTPEIVDPLKGIVSFVIPREFLGYQGQIRCGLYINFLNNQTMHVGYFYINMGVSDIDTNLTEFTEDFWQGWSEFEAGSTAKMQELERRIDEQTEIFNNADVYNKAEIEDKLEPFALRTDIDTLETKKADKTDVNQLATDKVDKTALAQTNANMATNLATKVDKGGNEQITMPMLSQEVKVAMTGGSVAVVGPSGVNTTNVANGAITSPKLSNSFNYRTFLASGALLDVLDVNGFYLYSATSISDSPFSSGAGILENIKTDDYIIQNVTEFATGIKYFRTVRQSVSRVTEWVSSEIKNSSISRSKLSSDFDSKGNFQDVDLNSLIDSGTYLLIGNTSNGPVGFNGSLLLTVQKNGQWIHQTLSLLQNPSQKAYRYHFDTGNLWGEWEIASNKPLSGKVVVNFGDSLFGNTQGASSVSNVISNVTGAVVYNCGFGGCRMAGGQEIEAWQSFSMFRLADEIIKENDDPTKWNLQDAAVNNEKWNNKPTYFDNTLSVLKGIDFNLVDFITIAYGTNDYTGGNLIDDESNPLNTDTFSGALRYSLEKIMAKYKQLKILICTPTYRLWFNPDGSVESDSDTKDYAGTGSLTGYVEKTKDIAKEYKVLCIDNYYELGINRFNALNFFTVQDGTHHNSVGRKVLGEKIGANLLSFFS from the coding sequence ATGAACGAAGATAACAAGATTTTTAAAACAAACGAATTTTCAATCGAGATCAGTCCAGTCGGGAAAGCTATTCAATCTAAAGACATTCAGTATTTCTCGTATGATGAGAATAGCGGCCTCCAGCTGATCCATATTTTAATGGATGGCAAGCCGCTTGATTTACCCAACGGAACAGAAATCCGACTTTCTGCCGTCAAACTGAATAACCAAAATCAAAAATTGATCTATACTCCTGAAATTGTTGATCCTCTGAAGGGAATCGTCTCTTTCGTTATTCCACGTGAATTTTTAGGATATCAGGGGCAGATTCGATGCGGGCTATATATCAATTTTTTAAACAATCAAACGATGCACGTTGGGTATTTCTACATCAACATGGGGGTATCCGATATTGACACAAACCTAACGGAATTCACCGAGGATTTTTGGCAAGGATGGAGCGAATTTGAAGCTGGTTCGACTGCGAAAATGCAAGAGTTAGAGCGACGAATTGACGAGCAAACCGAAATTTTTAATAACGCTGATGTTTATAATAAGGCTGAAATTGAAGATAAGCTAGAACCGTTTGCACTTCGGACGGATATCGACACATTGGAAACAAAAAAAGCGGATAAGACGGATGTTAATCAACTTGCAACAGATAAAGTGGACAAGACAGCTTTGGCACAGACGAACGCAAATATGGCGACGAATTTAGCTACAAAAGTTGATAAAGGTGGCAACGAACAAATCACTATGCCCATGTTATCTCAAGAAGTTAAGGTCGCGATGACCGGTGGAAGCGTGGCTGTTGTAGGTCCGAGCGGAGTAAATACGACCAATGTTGCCAATGGCGCAATTACCTCACCGAAGTTGTCCAACAGCTTTAACTATCGAACATTTCTCGCCAGTGGGGCGCTGTTAGACGTCTTAGATGTAAATGGATTCTACCTTTACAGCGCCACAAGCATTTCGGATTCTCCATTTTCGTCAGGTGCCGGTATCTTAGAAAATATTAAAACAGATGATTATATCATCCAAAATGTTACAGAATTTGCAACCGGTATTAAATATTTTCGCACGGTTCGGCAATCGGTTAGCCGTGTGACGGAATGGGTGTCTTCCGAGATCAAAAATAGCAGTATATCACGTTCGAAGCTAAGTTCCGATTTTGATTCAAAAGGAAATTTTCAAGATGTGGATCTAAACAGTTTGATTGACAGCGGCACATATCTATTAATTGGCAACACATCAAATGGCCCAGTAGGGTTTAATGGTAGCTTACTTTTGACGGTACAGAAAAACGGACAATGGATCCATCAGACTTTATCATTGCTGCAAAACCCTAGCCAAAAAGCTTATCGCTATCATTTCGACACGGGAAATCTTTGGGGCGAGTGGGAAATTGCAAGTAATAAACCGCTGTCAGGCAAAGTGGTAGTCAATTTCGGAGATTCCCTTTTCGGCAATACTCAAGGAGCTTCGAGTGTTTCAAATGTCATCTCTAATGTGACTGGTGCAGTAGTTTACAACTGCGGATTCGGCGGATGTCGAATGGCTGGAGGACAGGAAATTGAGGCTTGGCAATCGTTTAGCATGTTTAGACTTGCGGATGAGATTATCAAGGAAAATGACGATCCAACGAAATGGAATCTGCAAGATGCAGCGGTTAACAATGAAAAATGGAACAACAAGCCTACTTATTTTGACAACACGCTTAGTGTTTTGAAGGGAATTGATTTTAATTTAGTAGACTTTATCACCATCGCTTATGGCACGAATGACTACACAGGTGGAAACTTAATAGACGATGAATCAAATCCATTAAACACTGACACATTTTCAGGTGCCTTAAGATATTCGCTTGAAAAAATTATGGCTAAATATAAACAGCTTAAAATATTGATCTGTACACCAACCTATCGCCTTTGGTTTAATCCGGACGGATCAGTAGAATCTGACAGCGACACGAAGGATTATGCTGGTACAGGGTCTTTAACCGGATATGTTGAAAAAACAAAAGATATTGCAAAAGAATACAAAGTTCTTTGTATAGATAATTATTATGAACTTGGTATCAATAGATTTAATGCGCTAAATTTCTTTACAGTTCAAGACGGAACTCATCACAATTCTGTAGGAAGAAAAGTATTGGGAGAAAAAATAGGTGCTAACTTACTATCATTTTTTAGTTAG
- a CDS encoding HAD family hydrolase, with protein sequence MTRKLIAFDIDGTLLNSQKEALPNTKKALEILRNNGHLVMVATGRSRFLAQPILKKLNFQNYVVCNGSAAFLDHKQVYKHLLDESQLTDLIAELDELKVDTAFIGMDAMRRHSNFSIPIMDEAMRSFGSHVPEFDPDFKKQQEVYQALAFYDAGYEGYFDEKYPALRFIRWHEKCVDVIPENGSKAATILHLGKTLGIEKEDIITFGDGQNDKEMLAAAGIGVAMGNANEDVKDVASMVTVSNDEDGIFKALKELALI encoded by the coding sequence ATGACGCGGAAATTAATTGCCTTTGATATTGACGGAACATTGTTAAATAGTCAAAAAGAAGCTTTACCAAATACAAAAAAAGCATTGGAAATATTACGTAATAACGGCCATTTGGTCATGGTAGCAACTGGTCGAAGCCGCTTTTTAGCCCAGCCGATTTTAAAAAAATTAAATTTTCAGAATTATGTGGTTTGCAATGGTTCAGCCGCTTTTTTAGATCATAAACAAGTATATAAACATTTATTAGATGAATCACAGTTAACTGATTTAATTGCAGAGTTGGATGAACTAAAGGTGGATACGGCATTTATTGGAATGGATGCAATGCGACGTCATAGTAATTTTAGTATTCCAATCATGGACGAAGCGATGCGCTCATTTGGCTCTCATGTGCCAGAATTTGATCCTGATTTTAAAAAGCAACAAGAAGTATATCAAGCTTTAGCTTTTTATGATGCAGGGTATGAAGGCTATTTTGATGAAAAATATCCTGCTTTACGCTTTATTCGGTGGCATGAAAAATGCGTGGATGTGATTCCTGAAAATGGTTCAAAAGCCGCAACAATCTTACATTTAGGCAAAACACTTGGTATTGAAAAAGAAGATATCATTACTTTTGGAGATGGTCAAAATGATAAAGAAATGTTGGCTGCAGCCGGAATTGGTGTGGCAATGGGAAATGCAAATGAAGATGTAAAAGATGTTGCTTCTATGGTAACGGTTTCAAATGATGAAGATGGCATTTTTAAAGCCTTGAAAGAATTAGCTTTAATTTAA
- a CDS encoding DNA alkylation repair protein — MSRLTFISNPKKAVPMANYMRNQFSFLGIPKPQRAEAEKVLLKESRQWSTVKLQEEIFYYYQQNEREYQYVAIDLFNKNVLRLELVELKNYLPLVAAKEWWDSIDSWRKGFNDYVKAYPETLTEVFSWFYQAEDFWFRRISINLQLQSKTATDLLLLEKAILNDRQTNEFFIQKAIGWSLREYSKTDPLYVTEFIAKNNLSRLAVREGSRLLKKASKK; from the coding sequence ATGTCACGACTGACTTTTATATCTAATCCAAAAAAAGCAGTGCCAATGGCTAACTATATGAGAAATCAATTTTCTTTTTTAGGTATTCCAAAACCGCAACGGGCCGAAGCTGAAAAAGTGCTGCTAAAAGAAAGCCGTCAATGGTCAACTGTTAAGTTGCAAGAAGAAATTTTTTATTATTACCAGCAAAATGAACGAGAATATCAATATGTGGCAATTGATTTATTTAATAAGAATGTGTTGCGCTTAGAGCTGGTTGAACTAAAAAATTATTTACCATTGGTAGCGGCAAAAGAATGGTGGGACAGCATTGATTCATGGCGTAAAGGCTTTAACGACTATGTCAAAGCATATCCGGAGACATTGACCGAAGTTTTTAGTTGGTTTTACCAAGCAGAAGATTTCTGGTTTCGTAGAATTAGTATTAATCTACAGCTGCAAAGTAAAACGGCAACAGATTTACTTTTGCTTGAAAAAGCCATTTTAAACGATCGGCAGACAAATGAATTTTTCATTCAAAAAGCCATTGGTTGGTCATTGCGGGAATACAGCAAAACAGATCCATTGTATGTAACAGAGTTTATTGCAAAAAATAATTTAAGTCGCCTTGCTGTCAGAGAGGGCAGTAGACTGTTAAAGAAAGCGAGTAAAAAATGA
- a CDS encoding formate/nitrite transporter family protein, producing MNPVSPLFSKIDTSIEKKVDLIQGSYFRYAVRAILACLFLGLGTAVAFAIAMKGEHIVPGLGKMLYAFMFSWSLVMILYLNAELGTSNMLYMTVGVYRKRLNFGLATKILFSCILFNLIGGLVVGFLIAQTGPFQGLEPDNFFFTSITGKLEKSTMQILIEAMFANIVVNTAVLISMRMKDDAGKVAAIIFIIFIFAFLGYEHVIANFPAFSLAYFASGGAIEGMTAGTVFHNLICALIGNYIGGGLVMGLGFAWLNNSKSIYVD from the coding sequence ATGAATCCTGTATCACCGTTATTTTCAAAAATTGACACATCGATTGAAAAGAAAGTTGATTTAATTCAAGGAAGTTACTTTCGATATGCGGTCCGTGCAATTTTAGCTTGTTTATTTTTAGGTTTAGGAACAGCTGTGGCATTTGCAATCGCAATGAAGGGCGAACATATTGTGCCTGGTTTAGGCAAAATGTTATATGCGTTCATGTTCAGTTGGTCACTTGTAATGATTTTGTATTTGAATGCCGAATTGGGAACTTCGAATATGTTGTACATGACTGTGGGTGTTTATCGTAAACGTTTGAATTTTGGATTAGCAACTAAAATTTTATTTTCTTGTATCTTATTTAACTTAATTGGTGGTTTAGTAGTTGGTTTTTTGATCGCTCAAACAGGACCATTTCAAGGTTTAGAGCCAGATAACTTCTTCTTTACTTCGATTACAGGTAAATTGGAAAAATCAACGATGCAAATTTTAATTGAAGCAATGTTTGCTAATATTGTGGTGAATACGGCAGTCTTAATCAGTATGCGTATGAAAGATGATGCTGGTAAAGTTGCAGCCATTATCTTTATTATTTTTATCTTTGCTTTTTTAGGCTATGAACACGTTATCGCTAATTTCCCAGCTTTTTCATTAGCGTATTTTGCTTCTGGTGGAGCAATTGAAGGCATGACAGCAGGGACAGTTTTCCATAATCTTATTTGTGCCCTAATTGGGAATTATATTGGCGGTGGCTTAGTGATGGGATTAGGCTTTGCTTGGTTAAATAATTCTAAATCTATTTATGTAGATTAA
- a CDS encoding TIGR00282 family metallophosphoesterase, whose protein sequence is MRVLFIGDVVGSLGREAVTTYLPKLKKKYRPQVTIANGENAAGGRGITGKIYKKFLQDGVDVVTLGNHTWDNRDIFEFITDAKKMIRPANFPQKAPGVGMVFVKVNEIELAVINLQARAFMTAIDDPFTKADELVAAARKRTPYIFVDFHGETTSEKQAMGWYLDGKVSAVVGTHTHVQTNDGRILPKGTAFLSDVGMTGPYDGILGMKKESVIERFITALPQRFEVVEEGRSILSACLLDIDEKNGHAKKIETIQISADRPFYE, encoded by the coding sequence GTGCGGGTATTGTTTATTGGAGATGTTGTTGGTTCATTAGGTAGAGAAGCAGTGACAACGTATTTACCAAAATTAAAGAAAAAGTATCGTCCGCAAGTTACAATTGCGAATGGTGAAAATGCAGCTGGCGGTCGCGGTATTACTGGAAAAATTTACAAAAAGTTTTTACAAGATGGTGTGGATGTCGTAACACTTGGCAATCATACGTGGGATAATCGGGATATTTTTGAATTCATTACGGATGCTAAAAAAATGATCCGTCCGGCTAATTTCCCCCAAAAAGCACCAGGTGTAGGGATGGTTTTTGTTAAGGTGAATGAAATTGAATTGGCGGTTATTAATCTGCAAGCGCGCGCGTTTATGACAGCAATTGATGATCCGTTTACGAAAGCCGATGAATTAGTAGCGGCAGCACGCAAGCGAACTCCTTATATTTTTGTTGATTTTCATGGAGAAACAACGAGTGAAAAACAAGCAATGGGTTGGTATTTAGATGGTAAAGTTTCGGCTGTCGTAGGCACACACACTCATGTACAAACAAATGACGGTCGAATTTTACCAAAAGGAACCGCCTTTTTAAGTGATGTTGGTATGACAGGTCCTTATGATGGAATATTAGGAATGAAAAAAGAAAGTGTCATTGAACGCTTTATAACGGCCTTACCGCAACGCTTTGAAGTGGTCGAAGAAGGGCGTAGTATTTTATCGGCCTGCCTGCTTGATATTGATGAAAAAAATGGTCATGCAAAAAAAATTGAGACGATTCAAATTTCAGCCGATCGTCCCTTTTATGAATAG
- a CDS encoding Y-family DNA polymerase — MELNFDYRLEPTRDILFIDVKSFYATVECSQRGLDPLSTMLVVMSQADNTGNGLILASSPIAKKELGISNVTRADNLPDHPDLIKVPPRMNLYVKENMKLNDIFREYVADEDLLVYSIDESILDVTHSLNLFYPDKSESRYIKRRRLAGHIQKEVKEKLGLIVSVGIGDNPLLAKLALDNYSKHDDNFVAEIRYQDVPSKVWTIEDITDFWGIGSRMKRNLYNMGIDSIYQLAHSDVYKLKKKFGVMGTQLYYHANGIDRTILSEPAPEPKEKSYGNSQVLPKDYIRQNEIEIVVKEMAEQVAARIRRHGCLAQCVHLYVGTSMSESSKGFSHQMKVPATDSTKELVQYCLSIFRKYYKGQVIRHIGVTYSKLIYTRERQLNLFEEPEQQIADERLDLVIDKIRAKYGFTAIIHATSKLDGARSVARAGLVGGHDGGGSAGGGSAGGLDGLDAKMSENKITLLQNDELSKKARWELRDNQNSWLELEEFN; from the coding sequence ATGGAATTGAATTTTGATTATCGGTTAGAACCAACTAGGGATATCTTATTCATCGATGTTAAATCATTTTACGCCACCGTTGAATGCAGCCAAAGAGGATTAGATCCGCTGTCTACGATGTTAGTAGTCATGAGCCAAGCGGATAATACCGGGAACGGCCTCATTCTAGCCTCGTCTCCTATCGCTAAAAAAGAACTTGGTATATCGAACGTCACAAGAGCAGATAATCTACCTGACCACCCCGACCTTATTAAAGTTCCGCCGCGTATGAATTTGTATGTTAAAGAGAACATGAAATTAAACGATATCTTTAGAGAGTATGTCGCAGACGAAGATTTACTTGTTTACTCGATCGATGAATCCATTTTAGATGTTACCCATTCTTTGAATTTGTTTTATCCCGATAAATCGGAATCACGATATATTAAACGCAGACGGTTAGCAGGACACATTCAAAAAGAAGTAAAAGAAAAACTAGGATTAATCGTATCAGTCGGAATTGGTGACAATCCTCTTCTTGCTAAACTGGCTCTCGACAATTATTCAAAACACGATGATAATTTCGTAGCGGAAATTCGTTATCAAGATGTTCCCTCTAAAGTGTGGACTATTGAGGATATCACTGACTTTTGGGGAATAGGCAGCCGAATGAAGCGGAATCTTTATAACATGGGAATTGATTCTATTTACCAGCTCGCTCACTCTGATGTTTACAAGCTAAAGAAAAAGTTTGGTGTAATGGGGACGCAACTGTACTATCATGCGAATGGGATTGATCGCACCATTCTATCGGAACCCGCCCCAGAGCCAAAAGAAAAATCGTATGGCAACAGTCAAGTGTTACCAAAAGATTATATCCGTCAAAATGAAATTGAAATTGTGGTAAAAGAAATGGCAGAACAGGTTGCTGCTCGCATTAGAAGGCACGGCTGTTTAGCACAATGTGTGCACTTATATGTTGGAACGTCCATGTCAGAATCTAGCAAAGGATTTTCGCATCAAATGAAAGTTCCGGCTACTGATAGCACAAAGGAATTAGTGCAGTATTGTCTTTCAATTTTCCGCAAATACTACAAAGGACAGGTAATTCGCCATATAGGTGTCACCTACTCTAAATTAATCTACACAAGAGAGCGGCAGTTAAATCTTTTCGAAGAACCTGAACAGCAGATAGCAGACGAACGATTAGATTTAGTTATTGACAAGATTCGAGCAAAGTATGGCTTTACGGCAATTATTCATGCAACAAGCAAATTAGACGGTGCCAGAAGTGTAGCTCGTGCAGGATTAGTTGGCGGCCATGATGGAGGCGGAAGTGCTGGCGGCGGAAGTGCTGGCGGCTTAGACGGGCTAGATGCAAAAATGTCTGAGAACAAAATCACGCTGCTACAAAATGATGAACTATCGAAGAAAGCGCGTTGGGAATTGCGTGACAACCAAAATAGTTGGCTAGAATTGGAGGAATTCAATTAA
- the mgsA gene encoding methylglyoxal synthase: protein MKIALIAHDRKKDLMVQMTTAYKDILAQHELFATGTTGQKIAEATGLLVHRYKSGPLGGDQQIGAMLAADDLDMVIFLRDPLAAQPHEPDVTALIRLSDVYEIPLATNIGTAEILIRGLAMGLADFREIVHENDQRPLSF from the coding sequence ATGAAAATTGCTCTAATTGCGCATGATCGTAAAAAAGATTTAATGGTTCAAATGACAACAGCTTATAAAGATATTTTAGCGCAACATGAATTATTTGCGACCGGTACTACTGGTCAGAAAATCGCAGAGGCTACAGGTCTTTTGGTTCATCGTTATAAATCAGGGCCATTGGGCGGGGATCAACAAATCGGTGCGATGCTTGCAGCTGATGACTTGGATATGGTGATTTTTTTACGAGATCCTTTGGCCGCACAACCTCATGAACCCGACGTTACTGCTTTGATTCGGTTAAGTGACGTGTATGAAATTCCCTTAGCTACTAATATTGGAACTGCTGAAATTTTAATCCGTGGTTTAGCAATGGGATTAGCTGATTTTCGCGAAATTGTTCACGAGAATGACCAGCGTCCGCTGTCATTTTGA
- a CDS encoding peptidoglycan amidohydrolase family protein — protein MSVNMETAIKHMESLKAKGIRYSMNGSRTGTDGTGDCSGTVYASLRKGGATDAGWVLNTDSMHSWLEKNGFKCIATNKEWTAKRGDIVIFGLKGASGGAAGHVVIFISNTQIIHCTWKSASANGVYVDNEATTCPYSMGWYVYRQNGSTSPSTPSAKKVKVLNHATNWSPSSKSAKIASFVKGGTFEVKQQRPISYSYSNQEYLITNKGTVLGWILSQDIEGGYGANNVGSKPSLPAGFTKEELTFVNGNAPITTRKNKPSLSSPTAAALFPGQSVKYLGWKVAEGYTWIYTTDKRYIPVRPVGKAAWGTFK, from the coding sequence ATGTCTGTGAATATGGAAACTGCAATTAAACATATGGAATCGCTCAAAGCAAAAGGTATCAGGTACTCCATGAATGGCAGCCGTACAGGTACTGATGGCACAGGAGATTGTTCTGGAACTGTCTATGCTTCACTTAGAAAAGGTGGCGCTACAGATGCAGGCTGGGTATTGAATACTGACAGTATGCACAGTTGGCTGGAAAAGAATGGCTTTAAATGTATTGCAACTAATAAAGAATGGACTGCAAAGCGTGGAGATATTGTAATCTTTGGACTAAAAGGCGCATCTGGCGGAGCAGCAGGCCACGTAGTTATTTTCATTAGCAATACACAGATCATTCATTGTACATGGAAGTCTGCTAGTGCAAACGGGGTTTATGTTGACAATGAAGCCACTACTTGTCCTTACAGCATGGGGTGGTATGTATACCGACAAAATGGTAGCACTTCACCATCAACACCTTCAGCTAAAAAAGTGAAAGTGCTAAATCATGCAACTAACTGGTCTCCTTCAAGTAAGAGTGCAAAAATTGCAAGCTTTGTAAAAGGCGGTACTTTTGAAGTTAAGCAGCAACGCCCTATTTCTTACTCTTACTCTAACCAAGAGTATTTAATTACTAATAAAGGCACAGTTTTAGGCTGGATTTTATCCCAAGATATTGAAGGCGGTTATGGCGCTAACAATGTAGGGTCTAAACCAAGTCTACCTGCTGGCTTCACAAAAGAAGAATTAACCTTTGTGAATGGTAATGCGCCTATCACTACTCGCAAAAATAAACCAAGTCTTTCTTCTCCTACAGCAGCAGCTCTGTTCCCAGGTCAATCAGTTAAATATCTTGGGTGGAAAGTAGCGGAAGGATACACATGGATTTACACAACTGATAAACGCTATATTCCTGTACGACCAGTTGGCAAGGCTGCATGGGGAACATTTAAATAG
- a CDS encoding YlbF family regulator, whose protein sequence is MENLEPEVTAALNELTQALAEHEIVKDYRSVAAKVARNSHLKELEEKIKEAQQEAVQFAHYGKPEAEKAAILAANAYTREYENHPLVISYREKLGLANDLLHFITENISQDVNQAVENRNKSKEAED, encoded by the coding sequence ATGGAAAACTTGGAACCAGAAGTAACTGCTGCCTTAAATGAATTAACGCAGGCGTTAGCAGAACATGAAATAGTAAAAGATTACCGAAGCGTTGCTGCAAAAGTGGCGCGAAATTCTCATTTAAAAGAACTAGAAGAAAAAATTAAAGAAGCGCAACAAGAAGCAGTCCAATTTGCCCATTATGGTAAACCAGAAGCAGAAAAAGCCGCAATTTTAGCTGCAAATGCGTATACCAGAGAATACGAAAATCATCCGTTGGTTATTTCTTATCGCGAAAAATTGGGGCTTGCAAATGACTTATTACATTTTATCACGGAAAATATCTCTCAAGATGTTAATCAAGCAGTGGAAAATCGTAATAAATCCAAAGAAGCAGAAGATTAA
- a CDS encoding biotin transporter BioY: protein MRISLREQLLAAIFAGIISILSQVTIPLGLIPLTLQTFIIGLTVTILGTKTGTWAITIYLLLGLIGIPVFAGGSAGFGVLFGPTGGFLIGFIFNGLATGAILEATQKNYLWAVIANIIGAMVTLAFGTAWLKFGTGMEFLAALKTGFIPFIIPGIIKAIACGLLGIFILRRLPQRYFASTK from the coding sequence ATGCGTATTTCTTTACGAGAACAATTATTAGCAGCAATTTTTGCCGGAATCATCTCTATTTTATCCCAAGTTACAATTCCTTTAGGTTTAATCCCATTGACTTTACAAACTTTTATTATTGGATTAACTGTCACTATTTTAGGAACAAAAACAGGTACATGGGCGATCACTATCTATCTTCTCTTAGGTCTAATCGGAATTCCTGTCTTTGCTGGCGGTAGCGCTGGTTTTGGTGTACTTTTTGGACCAACTGGGGGTTTTTTAATCGGGTTTATCTTCAATGGTTTAGCAACTGGTGCTATTTTGGAAGCTACTCAAAAAAATTACTTGTGGGCAGTTATCGCTAATATCATAGGTGCCATGGTAACACTCGCTTTTGGCACAGCTTGGCTAAAATTTGGCACTGGCATGGAATTTTTAGCGGCATTAAAAACCGGCTTTATTCCTTTTATCATACCAGGCATCATCAAAGCTATAGCTTGCGGCCTTTTGGGTATCTTTATTTTACGTCGCTTGCCACAACGTTACTTTGCCTCTACTAAGTAA
- the rpsD gene encoding 30S ribosomal protein S4: MSRYTGPSWKLSRRLGISLSGTGKELARRPFPPGQHGPNSRGKKSEYGLQLTEKQKLRHMYGMNERQFRNLFVKAGRIKEGKLGVNFMILLEQRLDNVVYRLGLATTRRQARQLVNHGHITVDGKRVDIPSYHVEVGQVIGVREKSQNNVAIRAALEATIGRPAFVSFDDEKLEGSLTRLPEREEMTPDVDESFVVEFYNQLM, translated from the coding sequence ATGTCACGTTATACTGGACCATCATGGAAATTATCACGCCGTTTAGGTATCTCATTATCTGGCACTGGTAAAGAATTAGCTCGTCGTCCTTTCCCACCAGGTCAACACGGCCCTAATAGCCGCGGTAAAAAATCTGAATACGGCTTGCAATTAACTGAAAAACAAAAACTACGTCATATGTATGGCATGAACGAACGTCAATTCCGTAACTTATTCGTTAAAGCTGGTCGGATCAAAGAAGGTAAACTTGGTGTTAACTTCATGATCTTGTTAGAACAACGTTTGGATAATGTTGTTTACCGCCTAGGTTTGGCTACTACTCGTCGTCAAGCACGTCAATTAGTTAACCATGGCCATATTACAGTTGACGGCAAACGCGTTGATATCCCTTCATACCACGTTGAAGTCGGACAAGTGATTGGTGTGCGCGAAAAATCTCAAAACAACGTTGCAATCCGTGCTGCTTTAGAAGCAACTATCGGACGCCCTGCTTTCGTTAGCTTTGATGATGAAAAATTAGAAGGTTCATTAACTCGTTTACCAGAACGTGAAGAAATGACACCTGATGTTGACGAATCATTCGTCGTTGAATTCTACAACCAATTAATGTAA
- a CDS encoding phage holin family protein: MDFSQYLVPAVMAGCLVVGYCIKSIESLQINDYIPTILAVLGALIAVSLNGFSVEVAIAGAVSGLASTGLHQAFTRFLEGLSGSQQKDGD, from the coding sequence ATGGATTTTAGTCAATATTTAGTGCCAGCTGTTATGGCTGGATGTTTAGTAGTAGGTTACTGTATCAAAAGTATTGAAAGCTTGCAGATCAATGATTACATTCCAACAATTTTAGCAGTCTTAGGGGCTTTAATTGCAGTTAGTCTAAATGGTTTTAGTGTCGAGGTAGCAATTGCTGGCGCTGTCAGTGGATTAGCTTCAACAGGTCTTCATCAAGCCTTCACGCGATTTTTAGAAGGGTTGAGTGGTAGTCAGCAAAAGGATGGTGACTAA